In Populus trichocarpa isolate Nisqually-1 chromosome 7, P.trichocarpa_v4.1, whole genome shotgun sequence, the following proteins share a genomic window:
- the LOC18103745 gene encoding protein SHORT-ROOT, giving the protein MDTLFRLVSLQQQSEQSFNSTSRTSSSSRSSRQNNNHHHHHYQQEDEECFNFFMDEEDFSSSSSKHYYPPYHHNQQQQHQHQTTTTTPTTTTTNTSTPSTHHVLDSADFSFSPSHDLNFEFSGKWVTDILLESAHAIADKNSARLQQLMWMLNELGSPYGDTEQKLASYFLQALFSRMNDSGERCYRTLASASEKTCSFDSTRKMVLKFQEVSPWTTFGHVSCNGAIMEAFEGESKLHIIDISNTYCTQWPTLLEALATRTDETPHLKLTTVVASKSSGNNIGLTSTGGLASVHKVMKEIGNRMEKFARLMGVPFKFNVIHHAGDLCDLNLAELDVKDDEALAINCVGALHSITPASRRRDYVISSFRTLQPRIITVVEEEADLDGLDFVKGFQECLRWFRVYFESLDESFPRTSNEQLMLERAAGRAIVDLVACPPSDSIERRETATRWSGRLHSCGFSPIIFSDEVCDDVRALLRRYKEGWSMTQCGDAGIFLCWKEQPVVWASAWRP; this is encoded by the coding sequence ATGGATACCTTGTTTAGGCTAGTTAGTCTCCAACAACAATCTGAACAATCTTTCAACTCTACTAGCAGAACCTCTAGTAGCTCTAGATCATCAAGACAAAACaacaaccaccaccatcatcactaTCAACAAGAAGACGAAGAATGCTTCAACTTTTTCATGGATGAGGAAGActtctcttcatcttcttctaagCACTACTATCCTCCTTATCACCacaaccaacaacaacaacatcaacaccaaaccaccaccaccactcctACCACTACTACCACCAACACTAGCACCCCTTCTACTCACCATGTCCTTGATTCCGCTGACTTCTCTTTCTCCCCTTCTCATGACCTAAACTTTGAATTTTCCGGCAAGTGGGTCACCGATATCCTCCTTGAATCTGCACATGCCATCGCGGATAAAAACAGCGCTCGTCTCCAGCAATTGATGTGGATGCTTAATGAGCTTGGTTCACCTTATGGTGACACAGAGCAAAAACTTGCTTCTTATTTTCTCCAAGCTTTGTTTAGCCGCATGAACGACTCCGGCGAGAGATGCTACCGTACTTTAGCTTCAGCATCAGAGAAAACTTGCTCTTTTGATTCCACAAGGAAAATGGTATTAAAGTTTCAAGAGGTGAGTCCTTGGACTACTTTTGGTCACGTATCTTGTAATGGCGCAATTATGGAAGCATTTGAAGGTGAAAGCAAATTGCATATTATTGATATTAGTAACACATATTGTACCCAATGGCCTACTTTGCTCGAAGCCCTAGCAACTCGCACTGATGAGACACCACACTTGAAGTTAACCACCGTAGTGGCTAGCAAAAGTAGTGGTAATAATATTGGTTTAACTAGTACAGGAGGTTTAGCTTCAGTTCATAAGGTAATGAAAGAAATTGGCAACAGAATGGAAAAATTTGCCAGGCTTATGGGAGTCCCATTTAAGTTTAATGTTATCCACCATGCTGGTGATTTATGTGACCTAAACTTAGCTGAATTGGATGTTAAAGATGATGAGGCTCTTGCTATCAACTGTGTTGGTGCTTTACACTCAATCACTCCAGCTTCTCGTCGCCGAGATTATGTTATATCTAGTTTTAGAACATTGCAACCAAGAATCATTactgttgttgaagaagaagctGATCTTGATGGTCTGGATTTTGTCAAGGGTTTTCAAGAATGTTTAAGATGGTTTAGGGTTTACTTTGAATCATTGGATGAGAGCTTTCCAAGAACCAGTAACGAACAGTTGATGCTTGAAAGAGCAGCAGGCCGCGCTATCGTTGACTTAGTGGCATGTCCTCCATCTGATTCGATCGAAAGGCGGGAAACAGCCACGCGCTGGTCTGGACGCCTCCATTCATGTGGTTTTAGCCCGATAATTTTCAGTGATGAGGTTTGTGATGATGTACGCGCCTTATTGAGGAGGTATAAGGAGGGTTGGTCAATGACACAGTGCGGGGATGCCGGAATATTCTTGTGCTGGAAGGAACAGCCGGTGGTGTGGGCTAGTGCATGGAGGCCCTGA